Proteins encoded in a region of the Paenibacillus sp. E222 genome:
- a CDS encoding immunity 53 family protein gives MMNTLKWFQNWYLENCNGDWEHSYGVKIDTVDNPGWSVEIDLTDTYLEDVPFESIEEERNEEDWFYCIVRDGVFHGAGGATNLEEILDSFKTWVLSLERS, from the coding sequence ATGATGAACACATTAAAATGGTTTCAGAACTGGTATCTTGAAAACTGTAATGGTGATTGGGAGCATTCATACGGTGTGAAAATTGATACTGTGGATAATCCCGGTTGGTCTGTCGAAATCGACTTGACAGATACTTATTTAGAAGACGTACCGTTTGAGTCAATTGAAGAAGAGAGAAATGAAGAAGATTGGTTCTATTGTATTGTGAGAGATGGAGTGTTTCACGGTGCAGGGGGAGCAACAAATTTAGAAGAGATACTAGATTCCTTTAAAACTTGGGTTTTGAGTTTGGAAAGAAGTTAA